A portion of the Anoplopoma fimbria isolate UVic2021 breed Golden Eagle Sablefish chromosome 15, Afim_UVic_2022, whole genome shotgun sequence genome contains these proteins:
- the tgfb3 gene encoding transforming growth factor beta-3 proprotein: MNLGNALLFFLLSNCVTMTLSLSTCTTVDIDHIKKKRVEAVRGQILSKLRLTSPPQTTGPSQVPFQVLALYNSTKELIEELGRDRHQSCGQDNTETEYYAKEIYKFNLVNGPPENNDLPYCPKGITSKVFRFNVSTMEKNSTNLFRAEFRALRIPNSGAKRNEQRIELYQILQKDDPKAKQRYIGGKNVLTKGTLEWVSFDVTETVREWLMYRQTNLGLEISVHCPCHTFRPNGDIIENANEVLEVKFGMEADYDNLSPVKKQKEQPYPHLILMMLPPHRLDAQSSSRRRKRALDTNYCFNNYEENCCVRPLYINFRQDLGWRWIHQPEGYYANFCSGPCPYLRSADTTHSSLLSLYNTLNPEASASPCCVPQDLEPLTILYYVGRSPKVEQLSNMVVKSCKCS; encoded by the exons ATGAATCTGGGAAATGCacttctgtttttcctcctttccaATTGTGTGACAATGACTCTGTCGCTATCCACGTGCACCACTGTGGACATCGAccacataaagaaaaagagagtagAGGCGGTCCGGGGACAGATCCTCAGTAAACTCCGGCTGACCAGTCCGCCTCAAACAACAGGTCCGAGTCAAGTACCGTTTCAGGTCCTGGCCCTTTATAACAGCACCAAGGAGCTCATTGAGGAGCTGGGAAGAGACCGGCATCAGAGTTGTGGACAGGATAACACGGAGACTGAGTACTATGCTAAAGAGATTTACAAGTTCAACTTGGTCAATGGTCCGCCAGAAAACA ATGACCTCCCCTACTGCCCTAAGGGAATCACTTCCAAGGTATTTCGCTTCAACGTCTCCACCATGGAGAAGAACTCCACCAACTTGTTCCGGGCCGAGTTTCGAGCCCTGCGGATCCCCAACTCCGGCGCCAAGAGAAACGAGCAGAGGATTGAGCTCTACCAG ATCCTCCAGAAAGACGACCCCAAAGCCAAACAGCGCTACATTGGGGGCAAGAACGTCCTGACCAAGGGAACTCTTGAGTGGGTCTCCTTTGATGttacagagacagtgagagagtgGCTGATGTACCGAC AGACCAATCTTGGCCTGGAGATCAGCGTACATTGTCCCTGCCACACTTTCAGGCCTAATGGGGACATTATCGAGAACGCCAATGAGGTGCTAGAGGTCAAGTTTG GTATGGAAGCAGACTATGACAACCTGAGccctgtgaaaaaacaaaaggagcagCCCTACCCCCATCTCATCCTCATGATGCTCCCTCCCCACAGGCTGGATGCCCAATCTTCCTCCCGCAGGCGTAAGCGGGCACTTGACACCAATTACTGCTTCAA CAACTATGAGGAGAACTGCTGTGTACGACCACTATATATTAATTTCCGGCAGGATTTGGGCTGGAGGTGGATCCATCAGCCTGAAGGGTACTACGCTAACTTCTGCTCTGGTCCCTGTCCTTATCTACGCAGCGCAGACACCACCCACAGCTCG CTGCTGAGCCTGTACAACACCTTGAACCCGGAAGCATCCGCCTCACCCTGCTGCGTTCCTCAGGACTTGGAGCCCCTCACCATCCTCTACTACGTGGGTCGCTCCCCTAAAGTGGAGCAGCTCTCCAACATGGTTGTTAAGTCCTGCAAGTGCAGCTAA